From Acidovorax sp. FHTAMBA, one genomic window encodes:
- a CDS encoding efflux RND transporter periplasmic adaptor subunit: protein MTMNTNSSKSTISKKHLIAIAVVLAIGVGAGTFILQGGGKPKAAATEDDGHGHGGHTEAKGHGDGEHHGKGSEKGHDDDKGHADGEHHEKSEAKGPHGGTVFKEGDFSLEALLSEDGGEPRLRIWLSDKDKPLPLNAATVTATVTRPTDEKQKLTFAAEKDSLVSREIVAEPHAFDIEIIAQTATEPFMFVMSKEEGKIELTDAQIKAASISLDAAVKANIKTALLLPGEIRLNEDRTSHVVPRLAGVVESVNASLGQVVKKGQVLAVIASPTASEQRSELQTAQKRLTLAKTTYEREKKLWEQKVSAEQDYLQAKQALSEAEVAVANANQKLSAMGLSASSVAGLNRIELRAPFDGIVIEKHLSLGEAVKEDAAVFTISDLSQVWAEINVPAKDLPSVRVGEKVTIKATAFDASATGTVAFVGALIGEQTRTAKARVVLDNPKGAWRPGLFVNIEVVSEETAAPVTISADAVQNVGEKPVVFLKVDGGFIAQPVKLGRSDGKRVEVLSGLKAGMPYASTGSFVVKSELGKGSAEHTH from the coding sequence ATGACCATGAACACGAACTCCAGCAAATCCACCATCAGTAAAAAACACCTGATCGCCATTGCAGTAGTCCTCGCAATAGGGGTCGGCGCGGGAACCTTCATCTTGCAAGGTGGCGGCAAGCCCAAAGCCGCAGCCACCGAGGACGATGGCCACGGTCACGGCGGCCATACCGAGGCCAAGGGACACGGCGACGGCGAGCACCATGGCAAGGGTAGCGAAAAGGGCCACGACGATGACAAGGGGCATGCCGATGGTGAACACCATGAAAAGAGCGAAGCCAAGGGACCACATGGCGGTACCGTGTTCAAGGAAGGCGACTTCAGCTTGGAAGCATTGTTGTCTGAAGACGGTGGCGAGCCTCGACTGCGAATCTGGCTGTCCGACAAAGATAAACCGCTGCCCCTGAATGCTGCAACGGTCACGGCAACTGTGACCCGCCCGACAGATGAAAAGCAGAAACTGACGTTTGCCGCTGAAAAAGACAGTCTTGTCAGCCGAGAGATCGTTGCTGAACCCCATGCGTTCGACATCGAGATCATTGCGCAGACTGCCACAGAGCCTTTCATGTTCGTGATGAGCAAGGAAGAAGGAAAGATCGAACTGACCGATGCCCAGATAAAGGCTGCATCCATCAGCCTGGACGCTGCTGTGAAAGCCAACATCAAGACGGCGTTGCTCCTTCCCGGGGAGATACGCTTGAACGAAGATCGCACGTCTCACGTTGTTCCCCGGCTTGCGGGAGTCGTGGAAAGCGTCAATGCCAGCTTGGGCCAAGTGGTCAAGAAAGGGCAAGTTTTGGCGGTGATCGCGAGCCCGACTGCTTCCGAGCAACGCAGCGAGCTGCAGACGGCCCAAAAGCGCTTAACGCTGGCAAAGACCACCTACGAGCGAGAAAAAAAGCTGTGGGAGCAGAAGGTGTCTGCCGAGCAGGACTACCTGCAGGCCAAGCAGGCCTTGAGCGAAGCAGAGGTCGCAGTAGCCAACGCCAATCAGAAACTGAGCGCGATGGGCCTGTCCGCCTCGTCGGTAGCAGGACTGAACCGTATCGAGTTGCGAGCGCCCTTTGATGGCATTGTCATCGAGAAGCACCTTAGTCTCGGCGAAGCCGTGAAGGAAGATGCTGCGGTTTTCACCATCTCGGACCTTTCTCAGGTATGGGCTGAGATCAACGTTCCGGCGAAGGATCTGCCATCGGTGCGCGTGGGCGAAAAGGTCACGATCAAGGCCACCGCCTTTGACGCCTCCGCTACAGGCACTGTCGCTTTTGTAGGAGCGCTCATTGGCGAGCAAACCCGAACGGCAAAAGCCCGTGTGGTTCTTGACAACCCCAAGGGCGCTTGGCGCCCCGGCCTGTTTGTCAATATTGAAGTGGTGTCCGAAGAAACGGCAGCGCCTGTAACCATCTCGGCCGACGCCGTCCAAAACGTCGGGGAAAAGCCGGTGGTCTTCCTCAAGGTTGATGGAGGCTTTATCGCTCAACCCGTGAAGTTGGGCCGAAGCGATGGCAAGCGGGTCGAAGTCCTCTCGGGTCTCAAAGCCGGTATGCCCTACGCCTCGACCGGCAGCTTCGTCGTGAAGTCTGAACTCGGCAAGGGATCTGCCGAACACACGCACTGA
- a CDS encoding heavy metal sensor histidine kinase, which translates to MKALAQHRSLRQRLSWWLALQSFAGLGVVCLMVYLVTEFNFRDRQEETLAQKEIVIRHLLQDGKGHGDSEDLAHKLDDFVVGHGDLSLEVAQADGIVIYAHARNQSAKTVWRQRQFEVAQTADQTPSEKLRVQLSLDIRTDHQLLHRLALTLLVAAIGGAIVVSLGGFSLVNLGLAPVRRLASQTRAVSADNLHQRLDSAEQPLELVPLIDQFNALLARIEKAYLQMEGFNADVAHELCTPLATLIANNELALLRPERADMREVLASNLEELHRLTGIVNDMLFLSQADRGVGARRAPVASLASVAADVLDYHEAALSEAALTAKVVGDAHGAFDVPLLRRALSNLLGNATRYASSGSIVQINLRTTDEGRVLISVTNYGSTIDPEILPQLFDRFFRADPARSHGQSNHGLGLAIVGGIARMHQGKPFASSENGVTSVGIEIRPN; encoded by the coding sequence ATGAAGGCGTTGGCCCAACATCGCTCATTGCGCCAGCGGTTGTCGTGGTGGCTGGCGCTGCAGAGCTTTGCCGGACTCGGGGTGGTCTGTCTGATGGTTTATCTGGTGACCGAGTTCAATTTTCGTGATCGGCAAGAGGAAACGCTGGCACAAAAAGAAATCGTCATTCGGCACTTGCTGCAGGATGGCAAGGGGCATGGGGATTCGGAAGACCTTGCGCACAAACTCGATGACTTCGTTGTTGGGCACGGAGATCTGTCGCTCGAAGTCGCGCAGGCGGACGGGATTGTTATCTACGCCCACGCCCGCAACCAGAGTGCCAAGACGGTATGGCGCCAACGGCAGTTCGAAGTAGCACAGACTGCGGACCAGACTCCCTCAGAGAAGTTGCGCGTTCAGCTGTCGCTGGACATCCGAACCGACCACCAGTTGTTGCACCGACTTGCTCTTACCTTGCTGGTCGCAGCCATCGGTGGGGCCATCGTTGTATCGCTGGGCGGATTCTCCCTGGTCAACTTGGGCCTGGCGCCCGTCCGAAGACTGGCCAGTCAGACGCGCGCAGTGTCGGCTGACAATCTACATCAACGTCTCGACAGCGCCGAGCAGCCCCTTGAGCTCGTGCCTCTGATCGACCAGTTCAACGCGCTTCTGGCGCGCATTGAGAAGGCGTATTTACAAATGGAGGGCTTCAATGCGGACGTGGCGCATGAGTTGTGCACGCCTTTGGCCACGCTCATTGCCAACAATGAATTGGCTTTGCTGCGCCCTGAGCGGGCGGATATGCGCGAGGTGCTGGCGTCCAACTTGGAGGAGTTGCACCGCCTGACCGGCATCGTCAATGACATGCTGTTCCTGTCCCAGGCGGATCGGGGTGTGGGAGCGCGCCGCGCGCCCGTGGCGAGCCTTGCATCAGTGGCTGCTGACGTACTGGACTACCACGAGGCCGCGCTGTCCGAGGCAGCTCTCACAGCTAAAGTGGTTGGTGATGCGCATGGCGCCTTCGACGTGCCGTTGCTGCGCCGGGCCCTGTCGAACTTGCTCGGCAACGCCACTCGATACGCGAGCTCTGGCTCAATCGTCCAGATCAACCTCAGAACCACCGATGAGGGTCGTGTGCTGATCAGTGTCACCAACTACGGCAGCACGATCGATCCCGAGATACTTCCGCAGCTGTTTGACCGATTTTTCCGCGCAGATCCTGCTCGCAGCCATGGGCAGAGCAACCATGGCCTCGGGTTGGCCATAGTAGGCGGTATTGCACGCATGCATCAGGGCAAGCCATTCGCATCGTCAGAAAACGGGGTGACGAGTGTGGGAATCGAAATCCGTCCTAACTGA
- a CDS encoding DUF4148 domain-containing protein, which yields MTVRKPLTLTLIAFAIAAPGLASASSLYHPADGEVGMTTHPDHMQSTMSRGDVLQAVEVARRDGTLATLSRGGALPVKATGATKTREQVQQEFLNMSAAEKKALQDLNGGAR from the coding sequence ATGACCGTTCGCAAACCCCTCACGCTCACTTTGATTGCCTTCGCTATCGCGGCTCCAGGATTGGCATCTGCCTCGTCGCTGTACCATCCCGCCGACGGCGAAGTGGGCATGACCACCCATCCCGACCACATGCAGAGCACAATGTCCCGTGGCGATGTGCTTCAGGCTGTCGAAGTAGCGCGCCGGGATGGCACGCTGGCGACCCTTTCACGCGGGGGGGCGTTGCCTGTCAAAGCAACGGGCGCAACGAAGACCCGTGAGCAAGTTCAACAGGAATTTCTCAACATGTCTGCAGCTGAAAAGAAGGCTCTTCAGGACCTGAACGGCGGCGCTCGCTGA
- a CDS encoding TolC family protein — MFKGIYLQEMPHAWRGGRKIKLAAGAAAIWLSASGGAFSQGLPPGPAVGERAPQSAAAAAAEPLSLAKAIELALEGNPEVAAAKRQWEATEGQVLQGRSRPNPELAYSLEDTRSKTRTQSWQLNLPVELGGKRAARTKAAEKSREQAQAQLAELQATVRANVAAAYFDVLTAQERLVLARDSAALAKSSTDTVSKRVAAGKVSPVEESKARVAEAGVRVELAQAASEQRNALSRLFALLGRIDAPYTVLEGKAENLPSVPSLVDLQPLISSSPGVVLARIEVDRRKALTDLEQSKRVPDVTVSVGMQRSNETQRNVLLFGVSLPLPVFDRNQGNLLEALKLEDKARDELQAATVRLHSEVAQARERLSTITAEVQSLQQEVLPGAKSAYDAATIGFENGKFNFLEVLDAQRTYFTAKSQYLKALGEAHRAAADIDRLLGASMVPGLIATQH; from the coding sequence ATGTTCAAGGGTATTTACCTTCAAGAGATGCCGCACGCATGGCGCGGCGGTAGAAAGATCAAGCTCGCGGCAGGCGCCGCAGCTATATGGCTGAGCGCCTCGGGCGGTGCCTTTTCCCAGGGCCTACCACCAGGGCCAGCCGTTGGCGAACGAGCACCTCAGTCAGCTGCAGCGGCCGCAGCTGAGCCTTTGTCCCTGGCCAAGGCCATCGAGCTAGCCCTGGAGGGAAATCCGGAGGTGGCTGCGGCAAAGCGCCAATGGGAGGCAACCGAAGGACAGGTTCTTCAAGGACGCTCGCGCCCCAATCCAGAGCTCGCGTACTCGCTGGAAGACACACGCTCCAAAACACGTACGCAAAGCTGGCAACTCAATCTTCCCGTGGAACTGGGTGGAAAGCGTGCGGCACGCACTAAGGCGGCCGAAAAATCGCGCGAGCAAGCACAGGCCCAACTCGCCGAGCTGCAAGCCACCGTGCGGGCCAATGTCGCTGCCGCTTACTTTGATGTTCTGACTGCGCAGGAACGATTGGTACTGGCCAGAGACAGCGCAGCGCTGGCCAAATCTTCAACGGATACCGTCTCAAAGCGTGTAGCCGCTGGCAAAGTATCCCCAGTGGAAGAGTCCAAGGCCCGGGTTGCCGAAGCCGGCGTTCGCGTCGAACTCGCCCAGGCCGCAAGCGAACAACGCAATGCACTGTCTCGCCTTTTCGCGCTGTTGGGACGGATCGATGCGCCTTACACCGTCCTGGAGGGCAAGGCCGAGAACCTGCCCTCGGTCCCGAGCCTCGTCGATCTCCAGCCCCTGATTTCTTCTTCGCCAGGCGTGGTACTTGCGCGAATCGAGGTGGATCGGCGCAAGGCCTTGACCGACCTGGAACAAAGCAAACGCGTCCCCGATGTCACCGTCAGCGTCGGCATGCAGCGCAGCAACGAGACGCAGCGCAACGTCCTTCTTTTCGGGGTCTCTTTGCCTCTTCCCGTCTTCGACCGCAACCAAGGCAACCTCCTGGAGGCGCTGAAACTTGAGGACAAGGCCCGCGATGAGCTGCAAGCAGCCACCGTGCGCCTGCACAGCGAAGTGGCGCAGGCACGAGAGCGCCTTTCCACGATCACCGCAGAGGTTCAGTCACTGCAGCAGGAAGTTCTGCCCGGTGCGAAGTCGGCCTATGACGCCGCCACCATTGGGTTCGAGAACGGTAAGTTCAATTTCCTGGAAGTGCTCGATGCCCAACGCACTTACTTCACAGCCAAATCCCAGTACCTCAAAGCCCTTGGCGAAGCACACCGTGCAGCGGCTGATATCGACCGCCTGCTCGGGGCCAGCATGGTTCCCGGCCTGATCGCAACGCAACACTGA
- a CDS encoding heavy metal translocating P-type ATPase, whose protein sequence is MDCSAEEAEIRRALEPVQGIRSLGFQLSARTLKIDAEDRALPLALDAIRKAGFDPQPVVTAANTQGSQGRVFRIATMDCSAEEAEIRRALEPLDGIRSLGFQLGARTLKIDAEEGTYPLALDAIRNAGFDPQPVAGVGETEGGHAAGSAEGDDHGHGFAGGISRLVAALVFATGAEVLSFFAPDQMAWKVGGMAIAALAIWLAGIDTYKKGLAALLRGKLNINALMSVAVTGAFLIGQWPEAAMVMALYAIAELIEAKAVDRARNAIKGLLELAPEEALVLGTNGAWTATPVASVAIGATVRIKPGERVPLDGKVTKGNGAINQAPVTGESIPVDKAPGDQVFAGTINETGELEFEVTALSSNTTLARIIQAVEQAQGTRAPTQRFVDRFASIYTPAVFAIAVAVAVLTPFLMGLTWLEALYKALVLLVIACPCALVISTPVTVVSGLAAGARRGILIKGGTYLEDARLLKAVALDKTGTITEGKPKLVKWQVWGAGDEAAVQQMAASLAARSDHPVSKAIVQGLDVKGPEAESFKALPGRGVEGMVNGVRLMLGNHRLIHELGLCGPELEAELATHEKQGRTVTLLADESRVLALFAVADTIRETSKQAIVDLKALGVTSVMLTGDNTATAKAIAAQAGIDDARGDLLPEAKLDAIKEMQKRYGATGMTGDGINDAPALAQADIGFAMGAAGTDTAMEAADVVIMNDDLQRVAETVRLSKRTHAILWQNITLALGIKSVFLVMAVVGTATMWMAVFADMGASLLVVANGLRLLRGTRVEPAAKPSRSETKEHAHSH, encoded by the coding sequence ATGGACTGCAGTGCCGAAGAGGCTGAGATACGGCGGGCTTTGGAGCCTGTACAGGGTATCCGCTCTCTGGGCTTCCAGCTCAGCGCGCGCACGCTGAAGATCGATGCGGAGGATCGCGCCTTGCCCCTTGCGCTCGATGCCATCCGCAAGGCGGGTTTCGATCCACAGCCCGTGGTCACTGCGGCAAACACCCAGGGTAGCCAAGGCCGGGTGTTTCGCATTGCGACCATGGACTGTAGCGCCGAGGAGGCGGAGATTCGTCGGGCGCTGGAGCCTCTGGATGGGATCCGCTCTCTGGGTTTTCAGCTGGGCGCGCGGACGCTGAAGATCGATGCAGAGGAAGGCACCTACCCGTTGGCACTCGACGCCATCCGCAATGCGGGCTTCGATCCGCAACCAGTTGCAGGCGTCGGCGAAACTGAGGGCGGACACGCGGCTGGATCCGCCGAAGGCGACGACCATGGGCATGGTTTTGCAGGCGGCATCTCCCGTTTGGTGGCCGCGCTGGTGTTCGCCACAGGGGCTGAGGTACTTTCGTTCTTCGCGCCCGACCAGATGGCCTGGAAAGTGGGCGGCATGGCGATTGCCGCTCTGGCTATCTGGCTGGCCGGCATCGACACCTACAAAAAAGGCCTTGCGGCGCTGCTGCGCGGCAAGCTGAACATCAATGCGCTGATGTCGGTGGCCGTCACCGGCGCATTCCTCATTGGTCAGTGGCCAGAAGCCGCGATGGTGATGGCTCTGTACGCGATTGCGGAGCTCATCGAAGCCAAGGCAGTGGACCGGGCCCGAAACGCTATCAAGGGCTTGCTGGAACTGGCGCCCGAAGAGGCTTTGGTACTGGGCACCAACGGAGCATGGACCGCTACACCGGTGGCTTCGGTGGCCATTGGAGCGACCGTGCGCATCAAGCCGGGCGAACGCGTGCCGCTGGACGGTAAGGTGACCAAGGGCAATGGCGCCATCAACCAGGCCCCCGTGACTGGCGAGAGCATCCCCGTGGACAAGGCACCTGGCGACCAGGTGTTTGCCGGCACGATCAACGAGACTGGTGAGCTGGAGTTCGAGGTCACAGCCTTGTCGAGCAACACCACCCTGGCCAGGATCATCCAAGCCGTTGAGCAAGCGCAGGGCACGCGCGCTCCGACGCAGCGCTTTGTCGATCGGTTCGCCTCCATCTACACCCCCGCAGTCTTCGCCATTGCCGTGGCGGTGGCGGTCCTCACTCCTTTCCTGATGGGACTTACCTGGCTGGAGGCGCTCTACAAGGCCCTGGTTCTGCTGGTGATCGCCTGCCCATGCGCTCTGGTCATTTCCACGCCGGTCACGGTGGTCAGCGGATTGGCCGCGGGAGCGCGCCGTGGGATCTTGATCAAGGGCGGAACCTACTTGGAAGATGCCCGGCTTCTGAAGGCGGTGGCGCTGGACAAGACCGGCACCATCACCGAAGGCAAACCCAAGCTGGTGAAGTGGCAGGTGTGGGGTGCCGGTGACGAGGCAGCAGTCCAGCAGATGGCTGCCAGCCTGGCGGCTCGTTCCGACCACCCGGTTTCCAAGGCGATTGTCCAGGGCTTGGATGTAAAGGGTCCAGAAGCAGAAAGCTTCAAGGCCTTGCCTGGGCGCGGCGTCGAAGGCATGGTCAATGGTGTGCGCTTGATGCTGGGCAATCACCGACTGATACATGAGCTAGGACTGTGCGGTCCGGAGCTGGAGGCGGAGCTGGCCACCCATGAAAAACAAGGCCGCACGGTCACCCTCCTGGCGGACGAATCGCGCGTCCTGGCGCTGTTTGCGGTAGCGGACACCATTCGCGAGACGTCGAAGCAGGCCATCGTCGACCTCAAGGCGCTGGGAGTGACGTCGGTGATGCTGACGGGTGACAACACTGCCACGGCAAAGGCCATCGCTGCCCAGGCCGGCATTGACGATGCCCGTGGCGATCTGCTGCCCGAAGCCAAACTCGATGCCATCAAGGAAATGCAAAAGCGCTATGGCGCCACCGGCATGACCGGCGACGGCATCAACGATGCGCCGGCGCTAGCGCAGGCCGACATAGGTTTTGCCATGGGTGCGGCGGGAACCGACACGGCCATGGAAGCAGCCGATGTGGTCATCATGAACGATGACCTGCAGCGCGTCGCCGAGACAGTGCGTCTATCCAAGCGCACCCACGCCATTCTCTGGCAGAACATCACCCTGGCGCTGGGCATCAAGAGCGTCTTCCTGGTGATGGCGGTCGTTGGCACGGCCACCATGTGGATGGCGGTCTTCGCGGACATGGGAGCGAGCTTGCTGGTGGTAGCCAACGGACTGCGTCTGCTTCGCGGTACACGGGTGGAGCCAGCCGCCAAGCCAAGCCGCTCAGAAACCAAGGAGCATGCGCATTCCCACTGA
- a CDS encoding heavy metal response regulator transcription factor: protein MKILLIEDEVKLAEYLRKGLGEAGYVVDVAHNGVDGLHMALEGVHDLLVLDAMLPGIDGFSLLTAFRKTKQTPVLMLTARVSVEDRVLGLKTGADDYLVKPFAFSELSARIQVLLRRTHGARDAAEPTQLRLADLELDLVRRKASRRGQRLELTAKEFLLLTLFLRRKGEVLSRTEIAEQVWDMNFDSDTSVVEVAIRRLRTKIDVPFDTTLLHTIRGMGYVMEDRNG, encoded by the coding sequence ATGAAAATTTTGCTCATCGAAGACGAAGTCAAGCTGGCCGAGTATCTGCGCAAGGGCCTGGGAGAGGCCGGCTACGTGGTGGACGTTGCACACAACGGGGTGGATGGCCTTCACATGGCTCTGGAAGGCGTGCACGATCTGCTGGTCTTGGACGCGATGCTTCCAGGGATCGACGGCTTCAGCCTTTTAACAGCCTTTCGCAAGACCAAGCAGACGCCGGTCTTGATGTTGACAGCAAGGGTCAGCGTCGAGGATCGGGTATTGGGACTCAAGACGGGTGCCGACGACTATCTGGTCAAGCCCTTTGCGTTTTCCGAACTGAGCGCCCGCATTCAGGTGCTGCTCCGGCGGACCCATGGTGCGAGGGATGCCGCAGAGCCCACGCAACTGCGTTTGGCGGACCTTGAATTGGACCTTGTACGGCGCAAAGCGTCCCGGCGTGGTCAGCGTTTGGAGTTGACTGCCAAGGAATTTCTGCTCCTGACTCTGTTTCTGAGAAGAAAAGGGGAAGTGCTTTCTCGCACTGAGATCGCTGAGCAGGTGTGGGATATGAACTTCGACAGCGATACCAGCGTGGTGGAGGTCGCGATCCGGCGCCTCCGTACCAAGATCGATGTGCCGTTTGACACTACGCTGCTCCACACCATTCGCGGCATGGGATATGTCATGGAGGACCGCAACGGATGA
- the czcI gene encoding cation efflux protein, CzcI family — protein MRRLIAVLMLALLPFQFSWSAVAAYCMHESSTSQSQHLGHHEHKHEAKGGNGQAEKSSQGAVAFDVDCSVCHGAGIGALSWSDAKPAFSHDSRVESSPGQRLLAVTPTPPDRPQWSVLA, from the coding sequence ATGCGCCGCTTGATCGCCGTTCTTATGCTTGCATTGCTTCCGTTCCAGTTCAGCTGGTCTGCGGTGGCTGCTTATTGCATGCATGAGAGCTCAACCTCGCAGTCGCAGCATTTGGGGCATCACGAACACAAGCATGAAGCCAAAGGCGGGAATGGTCAGGCCGAAAAGTCCAGCCAGGGTGCAGTTGCATTTGATGTTGACTGTTCAGTTTGCCATGGCGCGGGTATCGGGGCCTTGAGCTGGTCAGATGCAAAGCCAGCCTTTTCCCATGACAGCCGTGTGGAGTCTTCCCCAGGCCAGCGCCTGCTGGCTGTAACGCCCACGCCCCCTGACCGACCTCAGTGGTCCGTCCTCGCCTGA